GGTTGGAATTTTAGTAGCGAAATTGCCGGGGAATTCATTGCTTACCTCCTCCGGTTGGTTGATGTTAGCGGGGATCGTGCTATTTTCAGGAAGCCTGTTTGTGTTGGCGTTAACGAAAATTAGTGTACTCGGGGCGATTACTCCACTTGGCGGAGTGGCTTTCTTGGCCGCATGGACATTAATCATCATTGCAGCGGTTAAATATCTTTAATAAAAAAAGACTCTGTCGTTGAAATCTGAACTGTGCCCCCGTTTACGGACAGTTTAAAAAAGCGCCTATGCAGCTAATAAGTGGCCCAGGTATTGTACCGGGGTCATTTTATTTAAGCCCCATTGATAACGGTGATGGTTATATTCTTCGATTACTCGATCTACTTCTCTCTTAACCTCTTTTAAATTATCTAAGGATTTATACTCTGCTAAATCCTTAAAATGTCCAAAGAAGCTTTCCATTGGTGCGTTATCCCAACAGTTTCCCTTTCGGGACATTGATTGAGTTATGCCAAGCTTTTTCACTTTGCTTTGGAATAGAGGATGCGTATAGTGGACACCTTGGTCAGAATGTAACATGGCTTCTGGGTGAAAATGATTGCTGACAGCTACTTTTAACTTTTTTAACGTCTTATAGACGATATCCATCTCTAAAGATGTGGACAAGTGGTACGCAATAATTTCCCTTGTAGCTCCATCCT
The DNA window shown above is from Bacillus sp. T3 and carries:
- a CDS encoding DUF423 domain-containing protein; protein product: MKVFIILGAINAFLSVALGAFGAHGLKGKLEPYYLDIWNTACQYQMYHALGLLVVGILVAKLPGNSLLTSSGWLMLAGIVLFSGSLFVLALTKISVLGAITPLGGVAFLAAWTLIIIAAVKYL